One genomic segment of Paraburkholderia hospita includes these proteins:
- a CDS encoding transposase, which translates to MHFEELSNEEWSLVAPILNAQPHAGVLKRGRPRIRTRVVANAVLWVLTTGQSWSKLPAHYPSQPTCRCRFEEWRLNGKIADMIRILRELGRSFSYVPDAPCVSKKPVPKRDDGPMEERGIPRVIWKSQASWQASPAEQEPAHELHPDYPSRAFWMGLAAKGARVIDECGYVVYVAADPVPGAMFRGWAEITRDGRRVARSGLVGPKFDMPDDALQCALTWARRWIELHGVRFELELLHRAAD; encoded by the coding sequence ATGCATTTCGAGGAGCTTTCCAACGAAGAATGGTCGCTGGTCGCACCGATTCTCAACGCGCAACCGCATGCGGGCGTTCTCAAACGTGGACGCCCGCGCATCAGGACGCGCGTGGTCGCCAATGCGGTGCTATGGGTGTTGACCACTGGGCAATCGTGGTCGAAGCTGCCCGCGCACTATCCGTCGCAACCGACTTGCCGATGCCGTTTCGAAGAGTGGCGGCTCAATGGCAAGATCGCCGATATGATCCGCATCCTGCGCGAGCTGGGACGCAGTTTTTCGTACGTGCCCGATGCGCCATGCGTGAGCAAAAAGCCCGTGCCGAAACGCGACGATGGCCCGATGGAAGAGCGCGGCATACCTCGCGTGATCTGGAAAAGCCAGGCGTCATGGCAGGCCTCGCCGGCAGAGCAAGAACCCGCGCACGAGCTGCACCCCGACTACCCGAGCCGCGCATTCTGGATGGGGCTCGCAGCGAAGGGCGCGCGCGTGATCGACGAGTGTGGCTATGTCGTGTATGTCGCGGCGGATCCGGTGCCGGGCGCGATGTTTCGCGGCTGGGCGGAGATCACGCGGGACGGTAGGCGCGTCGCGCGCTCCGGCCTGGTAGGCCCGAAGTTCGACATGCCGGACGACGCGCTGCAATGCGCGCTGACGTGGGCGCGACGCTGGATCGAACTGCACGGCGTGCGCTTCGAATTGGAACTGCTGCACAGAGCGGCCGATTGA
- a CDS encoding alpha/beta fold hydrolase: MHRTITRDGHAIAYTVHGDPHGVPVVVLHGGPGSGSQPGALRLFDLTRVRVVMVDQRGTGASTPRGSLRHNDTQRLIRDLEAIRAQLGIVRWGVVGGSWGAALALAYAGTHPASVSGVVLRGLFLTSEREVRRLFVTSRFRAPREWRALMRATRCERASSLPSACMRSMRSQTRGHTDAVAAAWRAYENAVLMHKQTAAHKRTSSKHDEATTAKYRIQAHYLAHDCWLGERRLIALAKRAVASGVAVHAVHGSRDPVCPPDNLHRLMRAVPAVHGRFVDAGHLASDPRLAEALVAAIREAFGTR, translated from the coding sequence ATGCATCGAACGATCACTCGCGATGGTCACGCGATCGCCTATACCGTGCATGGCGATCCACACGGCGTGCCTGTCGTCGTGCTGCATGGCGGGCCGGGAAGCGGCAGTCAGCCTGGCGCGTTGCGTCTGTTCGATCTCACGCGCGTTCGCGTCGTGATGGTGGACCAGCGAGGCACTGGTGCGTCGACGCCGCGTGGAAGCCTTCGCCATAACGACACGCAGCGCCTGATCCGCGATCTCGAAGCGATACGCGCGCAACTGGGCATCGTGCGTTGGGGCGTTGTCGGCGGATCGTGGGGCGCGGCGCTTGCGCTGGCATACGCGGGAACGCATCCCGCATCCGTTAGCGGCGTCGTGTTGCGCGGACTCTTTCTAACGTCGGAACGCGAAGTGCGTCGCCTGTTCGTGACGTCGCGTTTTCGTGCGCCGCGCGAGTGGCGCGCGTTGATGCGAGCAACGCGTTGCGAGCGGGCGTCGTCGCTGCCATCGGCCTGCATGCGGTCGATGCGATCGCAAACACGCGGACATACCGATGCCGTCGCTGCCGCGTGGCGCGCATATGAAAACGCGGTATTGATGCACAAGCAGACTGCGGCTCACAAGCGAACGTCATCGAAGCACGATGAAGCGACGACAGCGAAATACCGTATCCAGGCCCACTATCTCGCGCACGATTGCTGGCTCGGCGAACGTCGTCTGATCGCGCTGGCGAAGCGTGCGGTCGCATCGGGTGTCGCGGTGCACGCGGTGCATGGATCTCGCGATCCCGTTTGTCCGCCCGACAATCTGCACCGCTTGATGCGCGCGGTTCCCGCCGTGCATGGCCGGTTTGTCGACGCGGGTCATCTGGCATCGGACCCGCGTCTCGCGGAAGCCCTCGTTGCGGCAATCCGCGAAGCGTTCGGCACTCGTTAG
- a CDS encoding PhoX family protein, whose amino-acid sequence MAQPLDYSRRKALKIIAGAPMLPLGSAAAASLLAACGSGNDHAASATPSPSTSAFTAASFAGMAAPSLADPAAMATTTVASTMTAQFADGSRRSYKLAYQPFFITGDTVPNTTGGTIVAGGYVDINNQPIIDRSVPGKERQFFSDCPDGTSLIRLDKPTVKGVKGNPVFAVVQFEYATRDQTQTVAGDMYGKLPSPIAVLTLDQDPATGKLTLVSYSNVDTSGAHGLWITCGASLSPWNTHLSSEEYEPDAATIATNTQFQAYSQNLYGNTATARPYHYGHLPEVTVNPDGTGTVKKHYCLGRISHELIQVMPDKRTVLMGDDATNGGLFMFVADKEADLSAGTLYVAKWAQTSSAGAGAATLTWLNLGHATSDEIEALANTLTNADIMDIVTNEATPPSDPTYTQIHFGGKFNWIRIKPGMEKAAAFLETHRYAALRGASMGFTKLEGTTVNAKDKILYSAMSQITASMVRGNAHSTDIALDKGISSGAVYALNMKGGQSDLGGAAINSEWVPVDMSAPAALVGEDLAAADSLGNTANPEKIANPDNLKFSEKLRTLFIGEDSGMHVNNFLWAYHVDTKTLSRILSCPAGAESTGLHAVDEINGWTYIMSNFQHAGDWSSLHAKVQTALDPLVRANYKDRFGAAVGYLTADPTSIKLA is encoded by the coding sequence ATGGCGCAGCCACTCGACTACTCACGCCGCAAGGCGCTCAAGATCATCGCCGGCGCACCGATGCTGCCGCTCGGCAGCGCGGCCGCCGCCTCGCTGCTCGCAGCATGCGGCAGCGGTAACGACCACGCGGCAAGCGCTACACCTTCCCCTTCGACGTCCGCCTTCACGGCGGCGTCGTTCGCCGGCATGGCCGCGCCGTCGCTCGCCGATCCCGCCGCGATGGCGACGACCACGGTCGCCTCGACAATGACCGCGCAGTTCGCCGACGGCAGCCGCCGCAGCTACAAGCTCGCGTATCAGCCGTTCTTCATCACGGGCGACACGGTGCCGAACACGACGGGCGGCACGATCGTCGCGGGCGGTTATGTCGACATCAACAATCAGCCGATCATCGACAGGTCGGTGCCCGGCAAGGAACGCCAGTTCTTCTCCGATTGTCCCGATGGCACCTCGCTGATTCGCCTCGACAAGCCGACGGTGAAGGGCGTCAAGGGCAACCCGGTGTTCGCCGTCGTGCAGTTCGAATACGCGACGCGCGACCAGACGCAAACGGTCGCGGGCGACATGTACGGCAAGCTGCCGTCGCCCATCGCCGTGCTCACGCTCGATCAGGACCCGGCGACGGGCAAGCTCACGCTCGTGAGTTATTCGAATGTCGATACGTCGGGCGCGCATGGTTTGTGGATCACGTGCGGCGCGAGCCTGTCGCCGTGGAATACGCATCTGTCGAGCGAAGAATACGAGCCGGACGCCGCGACGATCGCGACGAACACGCAGTTCCAGGCGTATAGCCAGAACCTGTACGGCAACACGGCGACGGCGCGTCCCTATCACTACGGGCATCTGCCCGAAGTCACCGTCAATCCCGACGGCACGGGCACGGTCAAGAAGCACTACTGCCTCGGCCGCATTTCGCACGAGCTGATCCAGGTGATGCCGGACAAGCGCACCGTGCTGATGGGCGACGACGCGACCAACGGCGGCCTCTTCATGTTCGTCGCCGACAAGGAAGCGGACCTGTCGGCGGGCACGTTGTACGTAGCGAAGTGGGCGCAAACATCGTCGGCGGGCGCGGGCGCTGCGACGCTCACGTGGCTCAATCTCGGCCACGCGACCAGCGACGAAATCGAAGCGCTCGCCAACACGCTGACGAACGCCGACATCATGGACATCGTCACCAACGAGGCCACGCCGCCCAGCGATCCGACGTACACGCAGATTCACTTTGGCGGCAAGTTCAACTGGATTCGCATCAAGCCGGGCATGGAGAAGGCGGCCGCGTTCCTGGAGACGCACCGCTACGCCGCGCTGCGGGGCGCGAGCATGGGCTTCACGAAGCTCGAAGGCACGACGGTCAACGCGAAGGACAAGATCCTGTATTCGGCGATGTCGCAGATCACGGCGTCGATGGTGCGCGGCAACGCGCATTCGACCGACATCGCGCTCGACAAGGGCATCTCGTCAGGCGCGGTCTACGCGCTGAACATGAAGGGCGGACAGAGCGACCTGGGCGGCGCGGCGATCAACAGCGAATGGGTGCCGGTCGACATGAGCGCGCCCGCCGCGCTCGTCGGCGAAGACCTCGCTGCGGCGGACAGCCTCGGCAATACCGCCAACCCGGAAAAGATCGCGAACCCCGACAACCTGAAGTTCTCGGAGAAATTGCGCACGCTCTTTATCGGCGAAGACAGCGGCATGCACGTCAACAACTTCCTGTGGGCGTACCACGTCGACACGAAGACGCTGTCGCGCATCCTGTCGTGCCCGGCGGGCGCCGAATCGACGGGCCTGCATGCCGTCGATGAAATCAACGGCTGGACCTACATCATGAGCAATTTCCAGCACGCGGGCGACTGGAGCAGCTTGCACGCGAAAGTGCAGACCGCACTCGATCCGCTCGTGCGCGCGAACTACAAGGATCGCTTCGGCGCGGCGGTCGGCTATCTGACGGCCGACCCGACTTCGATCAAGCTCGCTTGA
- a CDS encoding AraC family transcriptional regulator encodes MDAVSDVLRVVRLGGAVYLHAELTAPWCVIGHADQSLCTAYLPKSDRVVSYHLITEGTCWARLPDCSEPAICVGAGELLVVPQGEAHIMGSAVDLTPVPAGPLIESQLAAMPGEVLNLSYGGGGARTSVLCGFLACDDALTNPVLGSLPRLFKVDVRNDPHSAWIEASLRYAATEAAQRRAGSAIVLSRLSELLFVWAVRRCIDDLPADRKNWLAGVKDRFVGRALSILHAQPAYNWTVDELARKVGLSRSAFAARFSELLGQPPMQYLARWRLIVAAQELSYSSKAIAAIAEGVGYESESAFHRAFRREFGQPPAAWRKCHSHVNGAEALAASQ; translated from the coding sequence ATGGATGCGGTCTCCGACGTGCTGCGCGTCGTGCGCCTGGGCGGCGCGGTTTATCTTCACGCCGAATTGACGGCGCCGTGGTGCGTGATCGGTCACGCCGATCAGTCGTTGTGCACCGCGTATCTGCCGAAGTCGGACCGTGTCGTCTCCTATCATCTGATCACGGAAGGCACGTGCTGGGCGCGACTGCCCGACTGCAGCGAGCCCGCCATCTGCGTCGGCGCGGGCGAATTGCTCGTCGTGCCGCAAGGCGAGGCGCACATCATGGGAAGCGCGGTCGATCTGACGCCCGTGCCCGCCGGACCGCTCATCGAATCTCAACTGGCCGCCATGCCGGGCGAAGTATTGAATCTCTCGTACGGCGGAGGCGGCGCGCGGACCAGCGTGCTATGCGGCTTTCTCGCCTGCGACGATGCGCTGACCAACCCGGTGCTCGGCTCGCTGCCGCGTCTCTTCAAGGTCGACGTGCGCAACGATCCACACTCTGCATGGATCGAAGCGTCACTGCGCTATGCCGCGACCGAGGCGGCGCAACGGCGCGCAGGCAGCGCGATCGTGCTCTCGCGTTTGTCCGAATTGCTGTTTGTGTGGGCCGTGCGGCGCTGCATCGACGACTTGCCGGCAGACCGCAAGAACTGGCTCGCGGGCGTGAAGGACCGGTTCGTCGGCCGCGCGCTGTCGATTCTGCATGCGCAACCTGCCTACAACTGGACCGTCGACGAACTCGCGCGAAAAGTCGGCCTATCGCGTTCCGCGTTTGCAGCCAGATTCAGCGAACTGCTAGGCCAACCGCCGATGCAATACCTCGCGCGCTGGCGTCTGATCGTCGCGGCGCAGGAACTGTCGTACAGCAGCAAGGCGATTGCGGCGATCGCCGAGGGAGTCGGTTACGAATCGGAATCGGCGTTCCATCGCGCGTTCCGGCGCGAGTTCGGCCAGCCGCCCGCTGCGTGGCGAAAGTGTCATAGCCATGTCAACGGCGCCGAGGCTCTGGCGGCGAGCCAGTAA
- a CDS encoding cupin domain-containing protein → MNQQPTAPRFSSVDAQALPWTPSACASGVQIKNLGKANGRAMQLVRFEAGTVFPMHLHTGPEFIYMLEGEAIQNGQRLLPGWVGIAEAGTVEDRFRSDTGCVFLLIYDLAQRFC, encoded by the coding sequence ATGAACCAGCAACCTACCGCGCCGCGCTTTTCATCCGTCGATGCGCAAGCGCTACCGTGGACACCGTCAGCGTGTGCCAGCGGTGTTCAGATCAAGAATCTCGGCAAGGCCAACGGACGCGCGATGCAGCTCGTTCGCTTCGAAGCGGGAACGGTGTTCCCGATGCACCTGCATACGGGACCGGAGTTCATCTACATGCTCGAAGGCGAGGCCATTCAGAACGGTCAGCGTCTTTTGCCGGGATGGGTGGGCATCGCAGAAGCGGGAACGGTCGAAGATCGATTCAGGAGCGATACGGGCTGCGTGTTTCTGTTGATCTACGATCTCGCGCAGCGCTTTTGCTGA
- a CDS encoding phosphatase PAP2 family protein: MHTLEALNQALFLTINATTSTPRWQIDVASFIADYVIYFVPLVLAALWLSGMRNNRATALRACCVVLLALGFNQVIGHAWLHPRPFMIGLGHTFIEHAPDSSFPSDHGTVFASVALTLLLARKRWYGELTLVAGLAVAWARVFVGVHYPLDMAGAVAIACVAHGVVTPLWPLAGDAVTDRLIALYRKVLAWPIARGWLVQ, translated from the coding sequence ATGCACACACTCGAAGCGTTAAATCAGGCGCTCTTTCTCACGATCAACGCGACTACGTCGACGCCACGCTGGCAAATCGACGTCGCGTCATTCATCGCCGACTACGTGATCTATTTCGTTCCGCTGGTGCTCGCTGCGCTCTGGCTCTCGGGTATGCGGAACAATCGCGCGACGGCGCTGCGCGCATGTTGCGTTGTGCTGCTTGCGCTCGGATTCAATCAGGTCATCGGTCATGCGTGGCTGCATCCACGGCCGTTCATGATCGGGCTTGGTCATACGTTCATCGAGCATGCGCCGGATTCGTCGTTTCCAAGCGATCACGGTACGGTGTTCGCCAGCGTCGCGCTGACCTTGCTGTTGGCGCGCAAGCGTTGGTACGGTGAGCTAACGCTCGTTGCAGGGCTGGCCGTCGCGTGGGCGCGCGTGTTCGTCGGCGTGCACTATCCGCTGGATATGGCGGGCGCCGTTGCGATTGCGTGCGTGGCACATGGGGTCGTCACGCCGCTTTGGCCGCTGGCGGGTGATGCGGTGACGGACCGGTTGATCGCGTTGTATCGGAAGGTGCTGGCGTGGCCGATTGCGCGCGGGTGGCTTGTTCAATAA
- a CDS encoding DUF4148 domain-containing protein, which yields MKSLIKALAVAAVLAVPVVSFAQSSQPVTRAQVRAELVQLEKAGYVPSNSSDTQYPANIQAAEAKVDVANGIQNSGVGGVADGSSQGGQRASFSPSSYSVPVFEHH from the coding sequence ATGAAATCGCTCATCAAGGCTCTTGCAGTTGCTGCTGTCCTCGCTGTTCCGGTCGTGTCATTCGCGCAATCCAGCCAGCCGGTGACCCGTGCCCAAGTCCGCGCCGAGCTGGTGCAACTGGAAAAAGCAGGTTATGTCCCGTCGAATAGCAGCGACACGCAATATCCGGCCAACATTCAGGCCGCAGAAGCAAAGGTCGATGTTGCCAACGGCATTCAAAACAGCGGTGTCGGCGGTGTTGCAGATGGTTCGTCGCAAGGTGGTCAACGCGCTTCGTTCAGCCCGAGTTCTTACTCGGTGCCTGTTTTCGAACACCACTGA
- a CDS encoding SDR family NAD(P)-dependent oxidoreductase yields MNSLDGTIVAITGAFGNLGLVTAQVLAERGAKVALIGRGKAPANLPASLAQAYVASGVDLAERDAAQRAVDSIASQLGGLNALVNVAGGFSWETVADGSADTWERMFDVNVKTTVNATKASLHHLTKATGGRIVNIGAMAGLKAGMGMGAYAASKAGVMRLTEALAEELKDKGATVNAILPSIIDTPQNRADMPDADFTRWVTPEQIGGVIAFLLSKEAQCVTGALIPVAGRV; encoded by the coding sequence ATGAACAGTCTGGATGGAACCATCGTCGCCATTACGGGCGCCTTCGGCAATCTCGGTCTCGTGACGGCGCAAGTGCTGGCGGAGCGCGGCGCGAAAGTCGCGTTGATCGGCAGAGGGAAGGCGCCGGCGAATCTGCCCGCGTCGCTGGCGCAGGCGTATGTCGCGAGCGGCGTCGATCTCGCGGAACGGGACGCGGCGCAACGCGCGGTCGATTCGATCGCGAGCCAGCTCGGCGGCCTGAATGCGCTCGTGAACGTCGCGGGCGGCTTTAGCTGGGAGACGGTCGCGGACGGCAGCGCGGACACATGGGAACGCATGTTCGACGTGAATGTGAAGACGACGGTCAATGCCACGAAAGCGTCGCTTCATCATCTGACGAAGGCCACGGGCGGGCGCATCGTCAACATCGGTGCGATGGCGGGGTTGAAGGCGGGCATGGGGATGGGCGCATACGCTGCGTCGAAGGCGGGCGTGATGCGTCTGACGGAAGCGCTTGCCGAAGAACTCAAGGACAAGGGCGCGACGGTCAACGCGATTTTGCCGAGCATCATCGACACGCCGCAGAATCGCGCAGACATGCCCGATGCCGATTTCACGCGTTGGGTGACGCCGGAGCAGATTGGCGGCGTGATCGCGTTTTTGCTGTCGAAGGAAGCTCAGTGCGTGACGGGTGCCTTGATTCCCGTTGCCGGGCGAGTGTGA
- a CDS encoding glycine zipper 2TM domain-containing protein, producing MSANVTNSIAQRSRIHPLIAGAAVSVILASVTGVAAMTGILPVSHATPPANEQIAPAVAQAASVPLAATQQTGMVQQTNVAQQVAQPVAQQAATEAPKPVHHTRKPRVAPAPQYANGDYSQASAQPAGTRQVAADPYAGEVVAVNAVQTPEPTTGLGAVGGAVAGGLIGNQFGGGRGRILATVVGAVGGGVAGNGIEHAVRKQTSYQVQVRMQDGSYRNFTYATQPQVQVGQRVHVSGDSLTAS from the coding sequence ATGAGCGCCAACGTCACGAACAGCATTGCGCAACGCAGCCGTATCCATCCCTTGATCGCGGGCGCGGCTGTGTCCGTGATACTCGCTAGCGTCACCGGCGTTGCAGCGATGACGGGCATTCTGCCCGTGTCGCACGCGACGCCCCCGGCCAACGAGCAGATCGCGCCCGCCGTGGCGCAAGCGGCGAGCGTGCCGCTCGCCGCTACCCAGCAAACCGGCATGGTGCAGCAAACGAATGTCGCGCAACAGGTCGCGCAGCCCGTCGCGCAGCAAGCAGCGACCGAGGCTCCCAAGCCCGTTCATCACACGCGCAAGCCGCGTGTCGCACCGGCTCCGCAATACGCGAACGGCGACTACTCGCAAGCGTCTGCGCAACCGGCAGGCACACGGCAAGTCGCCGCAGATCCCTATGCGGGCGAAGTGGTGGCTGTCAACGCCGTGCAAACCCCCGAGCCGACGACGGGTCTCGGCGCCGTGGGCGGCGCCGTCGCGGGCGGCCTGATCGGCAATCAGTTCGGCGGCGGGCGTGGGCGCATTCTCGCCACGGTCGTGGGCGCTGTCGGCGGTGGTGTCGCGGGCAACGGCATCGAGCACGCCGTGCGCAAGCAGACGAGCTACCAGGTGCAGGTCCGCATGCAGGACGGTAGCTATCGCAACTTCACTTACGCGACGCAGCCGCAGGTGCAGGTTGGACAACGCGTGCATGTATCGGGCGACTCGCTCACAGCTTCCTGA
- a CDS encoding sigma-54-dependent Fis family transcriptional regulator, giving the protein MRDDAKTTGSLTGRESGWLTPSIQKAHERSETFGLSAAMRPDYDVLTHGELRMKLEQNLVLCAHATPVMETLREQIANTQSMIVLTDAQGLILHSIGDDDFLQRAEKVALMAGANWAEERQGTNAIGTAIAERTATVVHGDQHYLAANRFLTCSSVPILDPYGDLVGVLDVTGDHRGYHQHTMALAKMSVQMIENHLFANTFRNTLQIAFHGRPEFLGTLMEGIMAFTCDGRFLSANRSAQFQVGLPLAAMRAHTLSSLFGLTTPQLIDRLRASQGHHITLDLSNGTVVCANVEFRRPTLGSETSWPADAAANARPAAARAPLTKAASPANAPSRLDSLDTGDPQICAVVAKVRKVLGKDIPILITGETGTGKELLAQAIHNDSPRRAGPFVAVNCASIPENLIESELFGYEDGAFTGARRKGAIGKLLQANGGTLFLDEIGDMPYPLQVRLLRVLQERVVDPLGSSKSIPVDIAIICATHRNLREMIVQNRFREDLYYRLNGLVVRLPPLRERTDLAIVIERMLQSVPSDEIAGAPLSVADDVKTLFEQCAWPGNFRQLGNLLRTAAAMVDDDGQIRREHLPDDFFDDLRSSSALAARAADYPLPLHDARMQDVQASAIAAAVARHNGNVSAAARALGISRNTVYRKMPSLCAADPRNSGASEN; this is encoded by the coding sequence ATGCGCGACGATGCGAAGACAACCGGATCACTGACAGGCCGGGAGAGCGGCTGGCTCACCCCGTCGATCCAGAAAGCGCACGAGAGGTCGGAAACGTTCGGGCTAAGCGCGGCGATGCGTCCCGACTACGATGTGCTGACGCACGGCGAATTGCGCATGAAGCTCGAACAGAATCTCGTGCTGTGCGCGCACGCCACGCCCGTCATGGAAACGCTGCGCGAGCAGATCGCGAACACGCAAAGCATGATCGTGCTCACCGATGCGCAAGGGCTGATTCTCCATTCGATCGGCGACGACGATTTTCTGCAGCGCGCCGAGAAAGTCGCGCTCATGGCTGGCGCCAACTGGGCCGAGGAACGGCAAGGCACGAATGCGATCGGCACGGCCATCGCCGAGCGCACGGCGACCGTCGTGCACGGCGATCAGCACTATCTCGCCGCTAACCGCTTCCTGACCTGTTCCAGCGTGCCGATCCTCGATCCGTACGGCGATCTGGTCGGCGTGCTCGACGTGACGGGCGACCATCGCGGCTACCATCAGCACACGATGGCGCTCGCGAAGATGTCCGTGCAGATGATCGAAAACCATCTGTTCGCGAACACCTTCCGCAACACGCTGCAAATCGCGTTTCATGGCCGGCCCGAATTTCTGGGCACGTTGATGGAAGGCATCATGGCCTTCACGTGTGACGGGCGCTTTCTGTCCGCGAATCGCAGCGCGCAGTTCCAGGTCGGGCTGCCGCTCGCGGCGATGCGCGCGCATACGCTGTCGTCGCTGTTCGGGCTGACCACGCCGCAGCTGATCGACCGCCTGCGCGCGAGCCAGGGCCATCACATTACGCTCGATCTGAGTAACGGCACGGTCGTGTGCGCGAACGTCGAGTTTCGCCGCCCGACGCTCGGCAGCGAGACTTCATGGCCCGCCGACGCTGCCGCCAACGCGCGGCCCGCCGCTGCGCGCGCGCCGCTAACAAAAGCCGCCTCGCCCGCCAACGCGCCGTCGCGGCTCGACTCGCTCGACACGGGCGACCCGCAGATTTGCGCCGTCGTCGCGAAGGTGCGCAAGGTGCTCGGCAAGGACATCCCCATCCTGATCACGGGCGAGACGGGCACCGGCAAGGAACTGCTCGCGCAGGCCATCCATAACGATTCACCGCGCCGCGCGGGCCCGTTCGTCGCGGTCAACTGCGCATCGATACCCGAAAACCTGATCGAGTCGGAGCTTTTCGGCTACGAAGACGGCGCATTTACGGGCGCGCGGCGCAAAGGCGCGATCGGCAAACTGCTGCAGGCCAACGGCGGCACGCTGTTTCTCGACGAGATCGGCGACATGCCGTATCCGTTACAGGTGAGGCTGCTGCGCGTGTTGCAGGAACGCGTCGTCGATCCCCTCGGCTCCAGCAAGTCGATTCCCGTCGACATCGCGATCATCTGCGCGACGCACCGCAATCTGCGCGAAATGATCGTGCAGAACCGGTTCCGCGAGGACCTGTATTACCGTTTGAACGGTCTCGTCGTCAGACTGCCGCCATTGCGCGAACGCACCGATCTCGCAATCGTCATCGAGCGGATGCTGCAATCGGTACCGTCCGACGAAATCGCAGGCGCGCCGCTCAGCGTCGCGGACGACGTGAAGACGCTGTTCGAGCAATGCGCGTGGCCGGGCAATTTCCGGCAACTCGGCAATCTGCTGCGCACGGCAGCCGCGATGGTCGACGACGATGGGCAAATCCGCCGTGAGCATCTGCCCGACGATTTCTTCGACGATCTGCGCAGCAGTTCAGCACTGGCGGCGCGCGCGGCAGACTACCCATTGCCGCTGCACGACGCGCGGATGCAGGACGTGCAGGCCTCCGCGATTGCGGCGGCTGTCGCGCGGCATAACGGCAACGTGTCGGCGGCGGCGCGCGCTCTCGGCATTTCGCGCAACACCGTCTATCGCAAGATGCCCTCTCTGTGCGCCGCCGATCCGCGAAACAGCGGAGCGAGCGAGAACTAG